A stretch of the Nicotiana tabacum cultivar K326 chromosome 6, ASM71507v2, whole genome shotgun sequence genome encodes the following:
- the LOC107803648 gene encoding uncharacterized protein LOC107803648: MGVRISTSNEGKVMVRNGEESSLVAEVEEKQLIDPALAQMKEAVLNNKTLTFSLGGEDGVLRCQGRLCVPDVDNLWGRVMAEAHNSRYSMHLGSTKMYRDIKEIYWWNGMKMGVANFVSKCPNCQQVKAEHQRPGGLTQLMEIPMWKWEMINMDFEKVVGDPSTIVPIEAIEVNEELSYEEILVVILDKLVRKLRNKEVASVKVLWQSQQVEEDMWEKESEMKEKNPHVFEQV; encoded by the exons ATGGGGGTTCGTATTTCGACCTCAAACGAGGGGAAGGTTATGGTGCGTAATGGAGAAGAATCGTCACTTGTAGCGGAAGTCGAGGAAAAGCAGCTCATTGATCCAGCATTAGCACAAATGAAGGAGGCAGTTTTGAATAACAAGACTTTGACATTTTCACTCGGTGGTGAGGATGGTGTATTACGATGTCAAGGTAGGCTATGTGTTCCAGATGTGGATAACCTTTGGGGGAGGGTAATGGCAGAGGCtcataattccaggtattctatgcacctaggttctacgaaaatgtaccgTGAtatcaaggaaatttattggtggaacggtATGAAGATGGGTGTGGCGAACTTTGTATCtaaatgtccgaattgtcagcaagtaaaagcTGAGCACCAGCGGCCCGGTGGGTTAACTCAGCTTATGGAAataccaatgtggaaatgggagatgatcaacatggatttcgaG AAAGTGGTTGGAGACCCATCCACCATCGTGCCAATCGAGGCTATCGAGGTCAATGAAGagttatcatatgaagaaattctggTCGTTATTCTTGATAAGCTAGTCCGCAAATTGAGAAACAAGGAAGTTGCTTCAGTTAAAGTGCTATGGCAAAGTCAACAAGTCGAGGAAGACATGTGGGAAAAGGAaagtgaaatgaaagaaaaaaatccCCATGTGTTTGAACAAGTCTAG